The following coding sequences lie in one Herpetosiphonaceae bacterium genomic window:
- a CDS encoding Fur family transcriptional regulator: MGWTERVVEHLADEGHRLTGPRRAILEHILRYSAPFTAEELLADLQAARIHVGRATVYRTLELLHSYQWLGLVHRPEGEHGYVVAEPGHQHHLVCRQCGHVIAFQGCELEKLLGGLAERLNFRIEGHWLEAFGVCRACQMTASS; encoded by the coding sequence GTGGGCTGGACGGAGCGCGTTGTCGAACATTTAGCGGACGAGGGCCACCGGCTGACGGGGCCGCGCCGGGCGATTCTTGAGCATATTTTACGCTACAGCGCGCCGTTTACGGCTGAGGAGCTGCTGGCGGATCTGCAAGCGGCCAGGATTCACGTAGGCCGGGCCACGGTGTACCGCACGCTGGAGCTGCTGCATAGCTACCAGTGGCTAGGGCTGGTGCATCGTCCGGAGGGCGAGCACGGATACGTGGTGGCCGAGCCTGGGCACCAGCATCATCTGGTCTGCCGCCAGTGCGGGCATGTGATCGCGTTTCAGGGCTGCGAGCTGGAAAAGCTGCTGGGCGGCCTGGCGGAGCGGCTCAATTTCCGCATCGAGGGCCACTGGCTGGAGGCGTTCGGCGTCTGCCGGGCATGCCAGATGACGGCCTCTTCCTGA